The sequence tGTCGGGGGGGTGGCTCAGCAGCTGGGAGGCCAGTGTCCTGCCAGTCAGCACCAGGGGGGCTTTTTGGGCACAACTTGGGGTGCAGATGAAGAAGTACCTGCTCCCTCCAGCTCGCTTGCAGGCCGGGTGGTGGAGGGACGGGGGGGAAGCTCTGGGGTGGCATAACCCTTTCTCGTTGTCCCCGCAGCATTCTGACCTTGAGCGACTACGTGACAGAGCTGGGGCACCCTTACGTGTGGGTGCAGAAGCTGGGCGGCCTGCATTTCCCCAAGGATCAGCCTCAGGCATGTCACACCCCCTTTCTTCTCCACCAGAAAGTCAAaatggggtttggggaggttttGTTGGACAGTTATGTCCTGTACTGTCCCCCTAGAGCTGGCACCAGCCCTTCCCAAACCACAACTTGCCCTTGGCTGGAACAGGCTCGGTTGGGGTGAATCCGTGCAGTGAGGCCACACCAACGTATTTTATCTCCCACATGTGATAGTTTAAGCCCCGTTACGGGCACTGAGCAGTGCTCTGAGTGTGTGCCTGTCCCCGTGGCTGAGTGGGGTGGCTCCTGGAGCGTGGGGACCTGCAGGCTGGCATGGCAGTGACAGCCCCTCCTGTCCACAGCACACAGTGACTGCGGACAACTCGCTGAGCGCCAGCCACATGGAGCTGACTGTGAAGCTGCTGCGGACAAGGCTGCAGTCCCGCCTGGCTCTCCACAAGCAGTTTGCGTCGCTTGGTGAGTGCCAGGCTCCCCACCCCATGCCTGGGGACGGGGAGTACAGTAGCAGGGTCCTTCTGCAGAAGAGACCTGACTGATGTCACCTTTAACGGTGCTACAGATCTGCAGTGCCACCCTCAGCATTCCCAGTCATTCTGTCTGTCCTTGGTGGTAGCAGGGCTGCGAGGGCTGCCGTATTTTGGGTGGGAGAGGAAGGCTGTGCCCCGTCTTGATCCCCAGCGCCCCTTTGGGACTGGCCATCCCTGCACTGGGAACTGATTTGGGCTGTGGTGGGGGGTGAACGACACACCCACACGTGTCGTGCGCCTGTGGAGCAGGCCAGGCGTGCGCTGCCAGGGCTGTGAGCTCCAGTGGGATTGCAGCCGAGGCCTcccctgctcctctctgggcTCCCGATGAAGGTGTCAGAAGGATAAGGGTGTCCTCAGGTCTTTATTTTGGAGCATCCCTGCCCACAGGACAGTGACAGAactctgtccccagccctcccctgctcAGGTGGCCTTGTCCTTGGTTTCAGAGCATGGCGTTGTGCCAGTCTCCAGCGAGTGCCAGCATCTCTTCCCTGCCAAGATCGTCTCACGCCTGGTGAAGTGGGCTGCCATTCCCTATGAAGATTACGCGGTAGGTGCCGAGCGTGTGGCCGTATCCCTTCCAGCTCCCGCACGGCGCTGGCAGCTGCTCACTCCTCTTGTCTCTCCTCACAGGAGCTGCCCTACACCAAAGATGTGATAGAGGCTGGCTTGGCTGAAGACACTCACCTCTACTACATGGCCCTCATAGAAAGGGGAACAGGTAGGCGTGTTTCCTTCCCCTGGCAATTGCTAATTCCCACAGCAGACACTCCCAGGGCAGCTTCTGGGGGTCTTCATGGGACATCCCTCCAGTTGGaggccccatgggctgtgggtgatgtttcttccctgttcagccaagctccAGGCTGCCGTAGTCCTGAACCCTGGTTACTCCACGCTGCCGCCCATCTTCAGCCTGTGCCTGAACTGGAAAGGAGAGCGAACCAGCAGCAACGATGACAACATTCGGGTAACCcggggtggtgggagaggagtTGGGAGAACCGCTGGCTTTTGGGGGGTGTTCCCAGCAGTTCTGTGTCCATAACAAGCCGTTGGGGTGAGCTGGTGGCCAGGCAGCTGAGGGCAGGCCCACGAGACCTGCTGGATGCAGCAGCAGGTcctgggagggcagagcagggacccGACCCTGCACCATCCTGTTCCCTCTGCCAGGCCATGGAGAGCGAGATCAACGTCAACTACAAGGAGCTGTGGGGGCCCAAACCGGGCTACCAGCTCCTCACCAACCAGCTGCAGCGCCTCTGCATGGTGCTGGACGTCTACCTGGAGACGGAGCCCCACGACACCAGCGTGGAGGGGCCCAAGGAGTTTCCCCAGGAGAAGATGTGTCTGCGTCTGGTCAGGTGAGACCCTGGGGCGgtgaggggctgggtgggggtgAGGGTGCAGGCACTGCTGTCCCTGGCGTGTGGCCCTGCCTGACCTGATGTCAACCTTCTTTAGCTGCCTGTGGGGATCTGCCCCCCACAGCTGGGCAGTACCCCAGGACCAGGCCCTTTCTGTGGGTGCTGTGGGCTTCCTGACCCCTGTGGGTCaacctctccctcttctcctcttccagggGGCCCATGCGCCTGAAGCCCTTCAAGTTCAACTACCCTCAGGGGTTCTTCAGCCATCGCTGAGCACCCCTTGGGCATCGCTCTGGAATGGGCCTCGTCCTGTATGCGGGAGGACAGTCCCCATCCCACTAATTCCGTTTCTTTTCCGAGCTTTTGGATTTCGTTTGAAGGTTTTGTAGCTAAAGGGATTAAATGCTGAAGTGAAGGAAAAGAGCGTGTATGCCTTGTCAGTGCagagggctgggatggggcaggggggagcgggggctgcagcaAGCCCTGTCCCACGTCGCTGGGCTCTGGCAAGTGTCTTGCTGTTGTTATATGCCCTTGCCTGCCtccaccccttcctccccaccgcAGGGCCTCGGAACCGCGGAGCTGAGATAGCTAAAAACTGAGATGGCTAAAAATAGCCCATTTCCGGAGCCCGCACTGCAGCCGCAGCCTGTCCTTGCCTGCGCTGGCCCACAGCCAGCTGACTCTGCACAAACCCCGCAACGAGGGGGGAGCTTCGCTGCTTCCCTGGCTTGCAGCGGGGGAGCAGAGCGGTGTCCTCTGAGACGTAGGACCTCATAGCACCATGCGACGGGTCAGGGCATGGGGTGGGAGCCCCAGCACCCCGGCTCGCCCTGCTGGGTGGTGGTTGGAGGGCGCTGTGAGGGGTCCTGGGGCTGTTCCCCCTCTCTGTTCCCTGCTGGCAGAGTCAGGGCTCCTAAGGTCATTGTCCTTCCTGGCCGCCAGCCTCTCCATGTGTTTTCTCCCCCCGGGAAGGCTGTCAGACCCTCTCCTGCAGCTGGTGCCGTACTGCAGTGCAGGGCGGTGCTGCAGCGCTCGGGTTAAACCAGGCCCTACCAGCCCCTTGGGAAAAGCgctttaaaaagagaaggaaggaaggaaggaagaaaaaaaaaaataaaaatactgaaatcctTTGCAGAGCATGGGAGGGGCTGGCCCTATTTCCAGCCCCCGTGCAGGCAGCCCCCCAAGGACACAGAGGCCtttggggctgctgtggggtggaCTCGCCCCAAGCAAGACCTGGGCTTCCCTCCTGGGAaaccctgtgtcacccccccagccctgggtgaCAGAtcccagcgtccccccccccccccccccgccaggctttcctgccttcctgcgccatctcttcctcctgccctcccccagccccagacagGAGGCCAGCAGAGCCAGGGATGTCTCCGTAAGCACTTTTATTTGGTTAttgcacagaaagcaaataaCAGTGGGCTGAGGTTCCTAGTGCACCGTGTGTGTGTCTGAGCGTTCCTGCAGCGCCCAGCCTCTCCCACCGaagccagctgcagcctgggtcACCGCTGGGAGGGACACTTGTCACCTCCAGGCCGGGGAAGGACCATGCCAGCTGCCATCTCAAGCAGCTAGAGCTCTGCGTTGCACTCATCCATCGATTGCACATACATTAAATAAATGCACTTATTGGAGAAGGGCGGGCGGTTCCCCGGAGGTCTCTTCTCCTTGGTTATAATTCAAGTGTTTACATGTGGCGCTCAGGGTATATCACATTCTGCTGGGGAAGCTATCGGCCAGCCCGCCGGGGCAGGGCCGCCAGGGGCTGCGTCTCTCACACGGACATATTGCTAAGGTTAAAGCCTGGCCCGGCgcggggtgggggtgtccctACCCCGGGCCCCGCTGTCAGAGGGGAGCGGAGCAGCTCCCGCACCCAGAGGTGCTCTTGAGCGCCCAGGGCTCTGCTCACTTCTTCCCCGCAGTGGGCACCGGCTCCGGGGCTTTGCCCTCCTTGCTGGAGGGGGCCTCGGTCTTGGGGGGCTCTTTACTGGCTTTGGGCTCATCTTTGGGTTTCGCTTTAGCTTTGGgctcctccaccttctccttcttgggctcctccaccttctcctcgGCCTTTGGCTTCTCAGCCTCCTTCGCAGCTGCTTTGCTGACCTCCTGTTGAGGTTTTGGTGGAGCTtccttctcagcctttccttcttCCGCAGGTTTGGGGCTTGGCTTGGCGGCTTCCTTCAcctgtggggctggaggctccggcacagcagctgccttcTCTTTAGGCTTCTCCTCCACCTTGGCTGGGACATCTTTCTTGGGAGCTTCCTCTTTCCTGCTCTCGGGCTTGGAGGGAGCCTTCACTTCCTTGGGCTGCTCTTCCTTCGCAGGGGCTTTCGGCTCCTTTGGAGGGGAGGGAGTGGGCTCCTTGgctggggctgcttccttctgcgGGGATTTGGCCTCCTCCTTCGCAGGAGACTTGACTTTCTCAGGGGACTTCACGGTTGGAGTCTTGGCCTCCTCTTTTGAGGGGGTTGGGGGCTTCTCTGGGGACTTCACAGCTGGGGTCTTGGCCTCCTCTTTTGAGGGGGTTGGGGGCTTCTCTGGGGACTTCACAGCTGGGGTCTTGGCCTCCTCTTTTGAGGGGGTTGGGGGCTTCTCTGGGGACTTCACAGCTGGGGTCTTGGCCTCCTCTTTTGAGGGCGTTGGGGGCTTCTCTGGGGACTTCACAGCTGGGGTCTTGGCCTCCTCCTTAgagggggttggggttttttctggggATTTGACAGCTGGAGTCTTGGCCTCCTCTTTTGAGGGGGGTGCAGGTTGCTCTGGGTACTTCACAGCTGGGGGCTTGGCCTCCTCTTTCAAGGGGGTTGAGGGTTTCTCTGGGGATTTGACAGCGGGAGTCTTGGCCTCCTCTTTTGAGGGGGTGGCAGGTTTCTCTGGGGACTTCACCGCTGGGATCTTGGCTTCCTCCTTTGAGGGGGTTGGTGGCTTTTCTGGAGATTTGACAGCTGGAGTCTTGGCCTCCTCTTTTGAGGGCGTTGGGGGCTTCTCTGGGGACTTCACGGCTGGGCTCTTGGCCTCCTCCTTTGAGGGGGGTGAAGGTTTCTCTGGAGACTTCACAACTGGGCTCTTGGCCTCTTCTtttgagggggctgggggcttttCAGGGGACTTGACAGTTGGGGTTTTGGCGTCTTCCTTTGAGGGCATTGGTGGCTTTTCTGGGGACTTGATGGCTGGAGTCTTGGCCGCCTCCTTTGAGGGGGACTTGGGTTTCTCTGGGGACTTGGCCTCTTCTTTTGCAGGAGACTTGGCCTCCTCTTCTTCACCCCCTGCTTcagctttctcttcctcctcctcctcttcagctttCTCCTCTTCGGCCTCtttctcagcctcctcctcctctgtgacCTCCTCTGTCACCTGGATTTCCTCTGTCTGCTCCTCCACAATCACTGTCTCCTTCTCAGATTTTTCCACCACCTTGATCTTCTCCTCACTCTTCACCTTGATGTTGGTGGTGATGCTGGGAGCTTTGGGGGCCACCTCAGGGAAGGAGATCATCCCAAAGCCTGACTCGATCCGATATTCCTCCCCTTCCAAGAGCTTTCTGCCAGGAAGAGACCAGAGCAAGGCAGTCAGGGATTGCTTCTCACCcagctttcccctcctcccatGACCAGGAGCTGCCAGCCATGCCCTGCAGCTCCATCTCCCTCCTTGCCCCACGTTCGATGTGCTGGCtgaccctcctgctcctccaccctGGGCTGTGCAGGTTTCCTCACCCTTTTCTCTGCAAGCCCTGTGCAGGGCTGGCTCACCCAGCTGGATGTTGCCCACCATGGTCTCAGGATGGAAGCATCTCACCAAGAAGGGCCTGGGTGTTAGTGAGGGCCCTCGAGGAGCATCCCCTGAGACACCAGCACTAGGGACTGGCTGAGACCCTCTCACCTTCCCCTTGCCCACCCCATACCTATAGGCAGCAATTTCAATGTCCAAGGCCATTTTGACGTTGAGGAGATCCTGGTATTCCCGGAGCTGAGCTGCCATCTCCCACTTGGTGTTCCTCAGCTCGCTGTCAAGCTGCTGGATGGTTTCCTGCGGGACACAGAGCAATTAGTGACATGAGGGGACAGTCCCCAGGAGCAGAGTGACCCAGCACCCCTAAACAGTCCCCTGGTCTCCAGAGGAGGGACAGACTGCTCACCCAGCCCTGGGGTGCCCTCACAGAGGGGTCTGCACCTGCCTCCCCCTGCAGACACGGAGGGAAGGTGACGCATCCAGGGGCTGTTTCAGCATGTCCAGTTCCCTTGGGGGAACTGGCAGGAGCCCTGCACCACATCAGCTGAGCCCCCAGCCACCTCCCAGACCTCCCTCCAACAGGGGTGAGCTGTGGGAACATTTCTAGGACTTGGTCGAGTCTGGTGGCCACCAAACCCCAGCCTGAGGCTGATGGGGCATCACCCTGGGGACAATGTTTCAGTCCATGGCCACCGCATTGAGCAGCAGCTCCGAGCTCTGGGACACAAGACACAGCCTGAACCCTGGACATGGTTCGGTGGTGTCACAGGCAGCTCAAAGCCCGGCAGAGACACGGGACAGCTCCATCATGGGTGAGGGACACAACAGTCGGGATGCAACATCAGGCTCTGGGTACCTGATCACTAGGAGCTGGGGAAGGCTGGCTCTAGACAAAACCCCGAGTATTTCCACTCAAATATTTCCTGAGTCATCACTATCTCTGAAGCCAAAGCACCAGTGCTCCTCCCCCCTGGCAACTGGATGGTCCCTCCCCACCAGATGATGTCTGGGATGCTGCCCATTGCATCACATTACCTGGTAGGATAGGACATCTGCATGATGGCGCTCCTCCGagtcctgcctctgcctctctAGTGACTCCTGGGTCCCTTTGAGGGCTTCGAGCTCAGTGGTCTTGGACTGGAGCTGGCGGCGGTACTCGCAGATCTCCTCCTGGGCCAAGCGGATGGCGTCCGTGTTCACCTTGGCAACTTCCGAGAGCTTGTCCAGCCTCACTGCGAcaggggaaaggagaagctgcagggagggaggcaggctgCAGTCTGCCCT comes from Larus michahellis chromosome 13, bLarMic1.1, whole genome shotgun sequence and encodes:
- the NEFH gene encoding neurofilament heavy polypeptide, with the translated sequence MSLMLETLLGPPGGLRKEPGRAAPRSAASSGFHSWPGPVVGRARGGGAGGGSAAASSTESLDSLNGEPRARNEKELLQALNDRFAGYIERVRALEQQNRALAAEAAALRQQQAGRSAMGELYARELRDMRGTVLRLGAEKGQLRLERSRLAEDVAALRGRLEEEARQRSELEAAARGLAQRSAQAERARGPLEERARALREEAELLRRQHRAEVGALLRGARPEPPDEPPAALRAGVTAALRDLRAQLEGTAARSTLQAEEWFRVRLDKLSEVAKVNTDAIRLAQEEICEYRRQLQSKTTELEALKGTQESLERQRQDSEERHHADVLSYQETIQQLDSELRNTKWEMAAQLREYQDLLNVKMALDIEIAAYRKLLEGEEYRIESGFGMISFPEVAPKAPSITTNIKVKSEEKIKVVEKSEKETVIVEEQTEEIQVTEEVTEEEEAEKEAEEEKAEEEEEEEKAEAGGEEEEAKSPAKEEAKSPEKPKSPSKEAAKTPAIKSPEKPPMPSKEDAKTPTVKSPEKPPAPSKEEAKSPVVKSPEKPSPPSKEEAKSPAVKSPEKPPTPSKEEAKTPAVKSPEKPPTPSKEEAKIPAVKSPEKPATPSKEEAKTPAVKSPEKPSTPLKEEAKPPAVKYPEQPAPPSKEEAKTPAVKSPEKTPTPSKEEAKTPAVKSPEKPPTPSKEEAKTPAVKSPEKPPTPSKEEAKTPAVKSPEKPPTPSKEEAKTPAVKSPEKPPTPSKEEAKTPTVKSPEKVKSPAKEEAKSPQKEAAPAKEPTPSPPKEPKAPAKEEQPKEVKAPSKPESRKEEAPKKDVPAKVEEKPKEKAAAVPEPPAPQVKEAAKPSPKPAEEGKAEKEAPPKPQQEVSKAAAKEAEKPKAEEKVEEPKKEKVEEPKAKAKPKDEPKASKEPPKTEAPSSKEGKAPEPVPTAGKK